In Pseudomonas sp. GCEP-101, one DNA window encodes the following:
- the mltG gene encoding endolytic transglycosylase MltG: MRKLLVLLEGGLLLAGLMLGLAAWEQHRALQQPLQLTEERLLDAPSGATPGRLLTRLEDEDVLHGGFWLRLYWRFNLAGEALHSGEYRLTPGMTAAQLLDLWREGDVVQYGLTLVEGWNFRQVRELLARQPKLDQTLNGLSDADVMARLGKPGVFPEGRFFPDTYRFVRGTKDVDILKHAFQRMDTILAEEWDKRAQDLPYKDSYQALIMASLVEKETGVPQERGQIAGVFVRRLQKNMLLQTDPTVIYGMGERYAGKITRADLRTPTPYNTYVVAGLPPTPIALPGREAIHAALNPVEGQSLYFVARGDGSHTFSDNLDDHNKAVQEFQIKRRADYRSSPAPIPLPAPMPAPDAPAADAPSAPQDKE, from the coding sequence ATGCGCAAATTGCTGGTGCTGCTGGAAGGCGGCCTGCTGCTGGCCGGGCTCATGCTGGGCCTGGCGGCCTGGGAGCAGCACCGTGCGCTGCAGCAACCGCTCCAGCTCACCGAAGAGCGTCTGCTGGACGCTCCCAGCGGCGCCACCCCGGGCCGCCTGCTGACCCGCCTGGAGGATGAAGACGTCCTGCATGGTGGTTTCTGGCTGCGTCTCTACTGGCGCTTCAACCTGGCTGGCGAGGCGCTGCACAGCGGGGAGTACCGCCTGACGCCCGGCATGACCGCCGCCCAGTTGCTCGACCTGTGGCGCGAAGGCGACGTGGTGCAGTACGGCCTGACCCTGGTCGAAGGCTGGAACTTCCGCCAGGTGCGCGAACTGCTCGCTCGCCAGCCCAAGCTGGACCAGACGCTGAACGGCTTGAGCGACGCCGACGTCATGGCCAGGCTGGGCAAGCCGGGCGTCTTCCCCGAAGGCCGCTTCTTCCCCGATACCTACCGCTTCGTCCGCGGCACCAAGGATGTCGACATCCTCAAGCACGCCTTCCAGCGCATGGACACCATCCTCGCCGAGGAATGGGACAAGCGCGCCCAGGACCTGCCCTACAAGGACTCCTACCAGGCCCTGATCATGGCCTCGCTGGTGGAGAAGGAAACCGGCGTACCCCAGGAGCGCGGGCAGATTGCCGGCGTCTTCGTGCGCCGCCTGCAGAAGAACATGCTGCTGCAGACCGACCCGACCGTCATCTACGGCATGGGCGAGCGCTACGCCGGCAAGATCACCCGCGCCGACCTGCGCACGCCGACCCCCTACAACACCTACGTGGTCGCCGGCCTGCCGCCGACGCCCATCGCGCTGCCCGGCCGCGAGGCGATCCATGCCGCGCTCAACCCCGTTGAGGGGCAGAGCCTGTACTTCGTCGCCCGCGGCGATGGCAGCCACACCTTTTCCGACAACCTCGACGACCACAACAAGGCCGTCCAGGAGTTCCAGATCAAGCGCCGCGCCGACTACCGTTCCAGCCCGGCGCCCATTCCGCTGCCGGCGCCCATGCCGGCACCGGACGCCCCCGCCGCCGACGCACCGTCGGCGCCGCAAGACAAGGAGTGA
- the pabC gene encoding aminodeoxychorismate lyase produces MLSWIDGQSAEALSARDRGLAYGDGLFETIRVSAGRPRLLARHRARLEEGVRRLRLPVSLDLVEDELLRFSALLGDGVAKLMLTRGEGARGYAPQADAQVRRLLLASPAPAYPATNREEGVTLFPCATRLAEQPLLAGLKHLNRLEQVLARAEWSDPAFAEGLMRDVSGRIVEGVFSNLFLVKQGELLTAELSRCGVAGVMRAEIIERARDLGWPVIVRDIEHGELAQADEVFLCNSLYGIWPVRGVAEFAWPVGPLTRKLQGQLRELLDS; encoded by the coding sequence ATGCTGAGCTGGATCGACGGCCAGAGCGCCGAGGCCCTGTCCGCGCGTGATCGCGGGCTGGCCTACGGCGACGGGCTGTTCGAGACCATCCGCGTGTCCGCAGGCCGTCCGCGCCTGCTGGCCCGCCATCGGGCCAGGCTGGAGGAGGGCGTCCGCCGTCTCCGCCTGCCAGTCTCTCTCGATCTCGTCGAAGACGAACTCCTGCGCTTCTCTGCCTTGCTCGGCGACGGCGTCGCCAAGTTGATGCTGACCCGTGGCGAAGGCGCGCGTGGTTATGCGCCGCAGGCCGACGCACAGGTGCGCCGACTGCTGCTGGCCTCGCCCGCGCCGGCCTACCCGGCGACGAACCGCGAGGAGGGCGTCACGCTCTTTCCCTGCGCCACACGGCTGGCCGAACAACCCTTGCTCGCCGGCCTCAAGCACCTCAATCGCCTGGAGCAGGTGCTGGCCCGCGCCGAATGGAGCGACCCGGCCTTCGCCGAAGGTTTGATGCGCGATGTGTCCGGGCGCATCGTCGAGGGCGTGTTCAGCAACCTGTTCCTGGTGAAGCAGGGCGAGTTGCTCACCGCCGAACTCAGCCGCTGCGGCGTCGCCGGGGTGATGCGCGCGGAGATCATCGAACGCGCGCGCGACCTGGGTTGGCCGGTCATCGTCCGCGATATCGAGCACGGCGAACTGGCGCAGGCCGATGAGGTCTTTTTGTGCAACAGTCTCTACGGTATCTGGCCGGTGCGCGGCGTGGCCGAGTTCGCTTGGCCGGTCGGGCCGCTGACCCGTAAACTGCAGGGCCAACTCCGCGAACTTCTGGATTCCTGA
- the fabF gene encoding beta-ketoacyl-ACP synthase II, whose amino-acid sequence MSRRRVVITGMGMLSPLGVDVPSSWEGILAGRSGIAPIEHMDLSAFATRFGGSVKGFDVEQYMSAKEARKLDLFIQYGLAASYQAVRDSGLEVTDANRERIGVAIGSGIGGLTNIENTCRSLFEQGPRRISPFFVPGSVINMVSGFLSINLGLQGPNYAITTACTTGTHNIGMAARNIAYGDADVMVAGGSEMAACGLGLGGFGAARALSTRNDEPTKASRPWDQDRDGFVLSDGAGALVLEELEHAKARGARIYAEIVGFGMSGDAFHMTAPPEDGAGAARCMKAALRDAGLNPEQVDYINAHGTSTPAGDIAEISAVKSIFGDHAYQLSMSSTKSMTGHLLGAAGAVEAIFSVLALRDQVAPPTINLDNPSEGCDLDLVAHQAKERPIDVALSNSFGFGGTNGSLVFRRFHD is encoded by the coding sequence GTGTCGCGTAGACGCGTAGTCATCACTGGCATGGGAATGTTGTCGCCCCTGGGTGTGGATGTGCCGAGCAGTTGGGAAGGCATTCTCGCCGGGCGCAGCGGTATCGCCCCGATCGAACACATGGACCTGTCCGCCTTTGCCACCCGTTTCGGCGGCTCGGTGAAAGGGTTCGACGTCGAGCAATACATGTCCGCCAAGGAAGCTCGCAAACTCGACCTGTTCATCCAGTACGGCCTGGCCGCCAGCTACCAGGCGGTGCGCGATTCCGGCCTGGAAGTCACCGACGCCAACCGGGAGCGCATCGGCGTTGCCATCGGTTCCGGTATCGGTGGCCTCACCAACATCGAGAACACCTGTCGTTCGCTGTTCGAGCAGGGCCCGCGGCGCATCTCGCCGTTCTTCGTGCCCGGCTCGGTCATTAACATGGTTTCCGGGTTCCTGTCGATCAACCTCGGTCTGCAGGGCCCCAACTACGCCATCACCACGGCGTGCACCACCGGCACCCACAACATCGGCATGGCCGCGCGCAACATCGCCTACGGCGACGCTGACGTGATGGTGGCCGGCGGTTCCGAAATGGCGGCCTGTGGCCTGGGCCTGGGCGGCTTCGGTGCCGCGCGCGCGCTGTCCACCCGCAACGACGAGCCGACCAAGGCCAGTCGCCCGTGGGATCAGGACCGCGACGGCTTCGTGCTGTCCGACGGCGCCGGTGCGTTGGTGCTCGAAGAGCTGGAGCACGCCAAGGCCCGTGGCGCCCGCATCTATGCGGAAATCGTCGGCTTTGGCATGAGCGGCGACGCCTTCCACATGACCGCTCCGCCGGAAGACGGCGCCGGTGCTGCACGCTGCATGAAGGCGGCGCTGCGCGATGCCGGGCTGAACCCCGAGCAGGTCGACTACATCAACGCCCACGGCACCTCGACGCCGGCCGGCGACATCGCGGAAATCTCCGCGGTGAAGTCGATCTTCGGCGACCACGCCTACCAGCTGTCGATGAGTTCCACCAAGTCCATGACCGGCCACCTGCTGGGCGCGGCCGGTGCGGTCGAGGCGATCTTCAGCGTGCTCGCCCTGCGTGATCAGGTGGCCCCGCCGACCATCAACCTGGACAACCCCAGCGAAGGCTGCGACCTCGACCTGGTCGCCCATCAGGCCAAGGAACGTCCGATCGACGTCGCCCTGTCCAACTCCTTCGGCTTTGGTGGCACCAACGGCTCCCTGGTGTTCCGCCGGTTCCACGACTGA
- the acpP gene encoding acyl carrier protein has product MSTIEERVKKIVAEQLGVKEEEVTNSASFVEDLGADSLDTVELVMALEEEFETEIPDEQAEKITTVQEAIDYIVAHQA; this is encoded by the coding sequence ATGAGCACCATCGAAGAACGCGTCAAGAAGATCGTTGCTGAGCAACTCGGCGTTAAGGAAGAAGAAGTTACCAACAGCGCTTCCTTCGTCGAAGACCTGGGCGCCGACTCCCTTGACACCGTTGAGCTGGTGATGGCTCTGGAAGAGGAATTCGAGACCGAAATCCCCGACGAGCAAGCCGAGAAGATCACCACCGTTCAGGAAGCCATCGACTACATCGTTGCCCACCAGGCATAA
- the fabG gene encoding 3-oxoacyl-ACP reductase FabG encodes MSLQGKVALVTGASRGIGQAIALELGRMGATVVGTATSESGAQKISEYLKENGIQGSGMVLDVSNDESVTAVVEAIQKESGAPAIVVNNAGITRDNLLMRMKDDEWFDVVNTNLNSLYRLSKAVLRGMTKARWGRIINIGSVVGAMGNAGQTNYAAAKAGLEGFTRALAREVGSRAITVNAVAPGFIDTDMTRELPEAQREALLGQIPLGRLGQAEEIAKVVAFLASEGAAYVTGATVPVNGGMYMS; translated from the coding sequence ATGAGTCTGCAAGGTAAGGTTGCCCTGGTTACTGGCGCGAGCCGTGGTATTGGTCAGGCCATCGCACTGGAACTGGGGCGCATGGGCGCGACCGTGGTCGGCACCGCCACCAGCGAATCCGGCGCTCAGAAGATTTCCGAGTACCTCAAGGAAAATGGCATCCAGGGTTCGGGCATGGTCCTGGACGTGTCCAACGACGAGTCCGTGACCGCCGTTGTCGAAGCTATCCAGAAAGAATCCGGTGCACCGGCCATCGTCGTCAATAATGCCGGCATCACCCGCGATAACCTGCTGATGCGCATGAAAGACGACGAGTGGTTCGACGTCGTCAACACCAACCTCAACAGCCTCTACCGTCTGTCGAAAGCCGTGCTGCGCGGCATGACCAAGGCGCGTTGGGGTCGCATCATCAATATCGGCTCCGTCGTCGGTGCCATGGGCAACGCCGGCCAGACCAACTACGCGGCCGCCAAGGCCGGTCTGGAAGGCTTCACCCGCGCCCTGGCGCGCGAAGTCGGTTCCCGTGCTATCACTGTCAACGCGGTGGCTCCGGGCTTCATCGACACCGACATGACCCGCGAGTTGCCCGAGGCCCAGCGCGAGGCGCTGCTCGGCCAGATCCCGCTGGGTCGACTGGGACAAGCCGAAGAGATCGCCAAAGTGGTAGCATTCCTCGCTTCCGAGGGCGCAGCTTATGTTACGGGTGCCACGGTACCGGTGAATGGCGGAATGTACATGAGCTGA
- the fabD gene encoding ACP S-malonyltransferase: protein MSASLAFVFPGQGSQSLGMLAELGAQHAIVRDTFAEASAALGYDLWALVQEGPEERLNQTDKTQPAILTASIALWRLWQAEGGVQPAYVAGHSLGEYSALVAAGSLAFADAVKLVERRGQLMQEAVPAGTGGMAAILGLEDADVLAACAEAAQGEVVSAVNFNAPGQVVIAGAAKAVERAIEGCKARGAKRAVALPVSVPSHCELMRPAAERFAEAVEAVQWQLPQIALVQNVTAQVPADLVALKRDLLAQLYSPVRWVESVQLLAEKGVTDLVECGPGKVLAGLNKRCAKGVTTHNLDSADAFGAARAALA from the coding sequence ATGTCCGCATCCCTCGCCTTCGTATTTCCCGGCCAAGGTTCGCAGTCGCTCGGCATGCTTGCCGAGCTGGGCGCCCAGCACGCCATCGTGCGCGATACCTTTGCCGAAGCTTCCGCCGCTCTTGGTTATGACCTCTGGGCCCTGGTGCAGGAAGGTCCGGAAGAGCGCCTGAACCAGACCGACAAAACCCAGCCCGCCATCCTCACGGCTTCCATCGCCCTGTGGCGTCTGTGGCAGGCCGAAGGTGGCGTGCAGCCGGCCTACGTCGCCGGCCATAGCCTGGGCGAATACTCCGCGCTGGTTGCCGCCGGCAGCCTGGCCTTCGCCGATGCGGTGAAGCTGGTGGAGCGCCGTGGCCAGCTGATGCAGGAAGCCGTGCCGGCCGGCACGGGCGGCATGGCCGCCATCCTCGGGCTGGAAGATGCTGACGTCCTCGCTGCCTGCGCCGAAGCGGCCCAGGGTGAGGTGGTCAGCGCCGTGAATTTCAACGCGCCCGGTCAAGTGGTGATCGCGGGTGCGGCCAAGGCCGTCGAGCGCGCCATCGAAGGCTGCAAGGCCCGTGGCGCCAAGCGCGCCGTTGCGCTGCCGGTCAGCGTGCCGTCGCACTGCGAGCTGATGCGTCCGGCCGCCGAGCGTTTCGCCGAGGCTGTCGAAGCCGTTCAGTGGCAGCTGCCGCAGATCGCCCTGGTGCAGAACGTCACTGCCCAGGTTCCGGCTGATCTGGTTGCGCTCAAGCGCGACCTGCTGGCCCAGCTGTACAGCCCGGTTCGCTGGGTCGAGAGCGTGCAGCTGCTGGCCGAGAAGGGCGTCACCGACCTGGTCGAATGTGGCCCGGGCAAGGTGCTGGCTGGTTTGAACAAGCGTTGCGCCAAGGGCGTGACCACCCACAACCTGGACTCCGCGGACGCCTTCGGCGCAGCCCGCGCGGCCCTGGCGTGA
- the plsX gene encoding phosphate acyltransferase PlsX has product MSAPIIAIDAMGGDYGPHCIVPACISFLAEYASLQLVLVGQASLIEEHLRGLSPAERQRLHVHHASEVVTMDERPSQALRGKPDSSMRVALELVRDGKAHACVSAGNTGALMALSRYLLKTLPGIDRPAMVTAVPTQTGHCHLLDLGANVDCSAEHLYQFAVMGAVAAEALGKSNPRVALLNVGTEDIKGNQQVKLAANLLQQARGVNYIGYIEGDGLYRGLADVVVCDGFVGNILLKSSEGLAAMVAARLEALFNSSLPAKAVGLMAMPFLRRLRGDLTPSQHNGASFLGLQGIVVKSHGSAKEEGIQSALRRALLEVRENLPQRLHGRLEHLL; this is encoded by the coding sequence TTGTCCGCACCAATCATCGCGATTGATGCAATGGGTGGGGACTACGGTCCCCACTGCATTGTTCCGGCCTGCATTTCCTTTCTGGCCGAATATGCTTCCCTCCAGCTGGTCCTCGTCGGCCAAGCCTCTCTGATAGAAGAACACCTGCGCGGCCTGTCTCCGGCCGAACGCCAGCGTCTTCACGTCCACCACGCCAGCGAAGTCGTCACGATGGATGAACGTCCGTCCCAGGCGCTGCGTGGCAAGCCTGATTCCTCCATGCGTGTTGCCCTCGAACTGGTTCGTGATGGCAAGGCCCACGCCTGCGTCAGTGCCGGCAATACCGGCGCGCTGATGGCGTTGTCCCGCTACCTGCTCAAGACGCTTCCCGGCATCGATCGCCCGGCGATGGTCACCGCCGTGCCGACGCAGACCGGCCATTGCCACCTGCTCGACCTGGGGGCGAATGTCGACTGCAGTGCCGAGCATCTCTACCAGTTCGCCGTCATGGGTGCCGTGGCGGCGGAAGCGCTGGGCAAGAGCAATCCTCGGGTCGCGCTACTGAACGTCGGTACCGAAGACATCAAGGGCAACCAGCAGGTGAAGCTGGCAGCGAACCTGCTGCAGCAGGCGCGTGGTGTGAATTACATCGGCTACATCGAAGGTGACGGCCTGTATCGCGGCCTGGCCGATGTGGTGGTGTGCGATGGGTTCGTCGGCAATATTCTGCTCAAGTCCAGCGAAGGGTTGGCGGCCATGGTCGCGGCGCGCCTGGAGGCGTTGTTCAATTCCAGCTTGCCGGCCAAGGCGGTCGGCCTGATGGCGATGCCGTTCCTGCGCCGCCTGCGCGGCGATCTCACGCCGTCCCAGCACAATGGTGCGAGTTTCCTGGGGTTGCAGGGCATCGTGGTGAAGAGTCACGGCAGTGCGAAAGAGGAGGGCATCCAGAGCGCCCTGCGTCGTGCACTGCTGGAAGTGCGTGAGAATCTGCCCCAGCGGCTGCATGGGCGGCTGGAACATCTGCTCTAA
- the rpmF gene encoding 50S ribosomal protein L32: MAVQQNKKSRSARDMRRSHDALDANALSVEKSTGEVHLRHHVSPDGFYRGRKVVDKGSDE; this comes from the coding sequence ATGGCTGTTCAGCAGAACAAAAAATCCCGTTCCGCTCGTGACATGCGTCGTTCGCACGATGCCCTGGACGCGAACGCTCTGTCCGTGGAAAAGAGCACCGGTGAAGTTCACCTGCGCCACCACGTCTCCCCGGACGGTTTCTATCGCGGCCGCAAGGTCGTAGACAAAGGCTCTGACGAGTAA
- a CDS encoding YceD family protein has product MLNGPIPPHVDPRKLVERAATLEGELPIAKMSRLNEQLTSSDGKIHAKFSFFRDEQKLAVMHVELDAEVSMVCQRCLEPANFHVGGEYDYVIIPEGKSIDDLPSGYDALEVGDDPIDLTSLAEDELLLALPIVPVHDPEDCQQPVGYATAPEPSENVEERPNPFSVLAQLKRDPNV; this is encoded by the coding sequence ATGTTGAATGGACCGATACCACCTCACGTTGATCCGCGCAAATTGGTAGAGCGCGCCGCCACCCTCGAGGGTGAGCTGCCGATCGCCAAGATGTCACGTCTCAACGAGCAACTGACCAGCAGTGATGGCAAGATTCACGCGAAGTTTTCCTTCTTCCGTGATGAGCAGAAGCTGGCGGTCATGCACGTCGAACTCGACGCCGAGGTGAGCATGGTATGCCAGCGCTGTCTCGAGCCGGCCAACTTCCATGTGGGTGGTGAGTACGATTACGTCATCATCCCGGAAGGCAAGTCGATCGATGATCTGCCCAGTGGCTACGATGCGCTGGAAGTGGGGGATGACCCCATCGACCTGACCTCGCTGGCCGAGGACGAGTTGCTGCTCGCCTTGCCCATCGTGCCGGTCCATGACCCTGAGGATTGCCAGCAGCCGGTGGGATACGCTACAGCGCCCGAACCGAGCGAGAACGTCGAAGAGCGGCCCAATCCGTTCAGCGTACTGGCGCAGTTGAAGCGTGACCCAAACGTTTAG
- a CDS encoding Maf family protein — protein sequence MLPLILASSSPYRRELLQRLRLPFECASPDIDETPLPGERAEQLVQRLAQSKARALAHRYPAHLIIGSDQAAVNGSRILGKPHDIERATEQLKDASGKSVSFLTGLCLLNSQSGNAQVDCVPFTVHFRTLDPARIRRYLEAEQPFDCAGSFKAEGLGVSLFRATEGEDATSLVGLPLIRLVDMLLAEQVSVP from the coding sequence ATGTTACCCCTGATCCTTGCTTCCAGCTCGCCCTACCGCCGCGAATTGTTGCAGCGCCTGCGCCTGCCATTCGAATGCGCCAGTCCCGACATCGACGAGACCCCGCTACCGGGCGAGCGCGCCGAACAACTGGTGCAACGACTGGCCCAGAGCAAAGCGCGCGCCCTCGCCCACCGCTACCCCGCTCACCTGATCATCGGCTCGGACCAGGCCGCGGTGAATGGCAGCCGGATACTGGGCAAACCCCACGACATCGAGCGCGCCACCGAGCAACTCAAGGACGCCAGCGGCAAGAGCGTCAGCTTTCTCACCGGCCTCTGCCTGCTGAACAGCCAGAGCGGAAACGCCCAGGTCGACTGCGTCCCGTTCACCGTGCATTTCCGCACCCTCGACCCAGCCCGCATTCGCCGCTACCTGGAGGCCGAACAACCCTTCGACTGCGCCGGCAGTTTCAAGGCCGAGGGACTGGGCGTCAGCCTGTTCCGCGCCACCGAAGGCGAAGACGCCACCAGCCTGGTCGGCCTGCCGCTGATCCGCCTGGTGGACATGCTGCTCGCCGAGCAGGTATCCGTCCCCTGA
- the sppA gene encoding signal peptide peptidase SppA: MSDEWKADDSKAAQTTAGDDKSWKLLEKAVLAGVQEQRRSRRWGIFFKLLTFVYLFGALALFSPFSGLSKSASRSASHTAMIEVKGMIADNEPASADNVVGALRSAFEDAGTKGIVLRINSPGGSPVQSGYIYDEIKRLRGEHPDIKVYAVISDLGASGAYYIASAADQIYADKASLVGSIGVTAATFGFVGTMEKLGVDRRVYTSGEHKAFLDPFQPPKADETAFWQQVLDTTHKQFIDSVKKGRGDRLKDKDHPELFSGLIWSGEQALQLGLIDGLGSTSYVAREIIKEKEIVDYTVQETAFDRFTKKLGASVAERLALWMGFQGPALR, translated from the coding sequence ATGTCGGATGAATGGAAGGCGGACGATAGCAAGGCTGCACAAACCACGGCGGGTGACGACAAGAGCTGGAAACTGCTGGAGAAGGCCGTGCTGGCCGGTGTCCAGGAGCAGCGCCGGTCGCGTCGCTGGGGCATCTTCTTCAAGCTGCTGACCTTTGTTTACCTGTTCGGCGCCCTGGCGCTGTTCAGCCCCTTCAGTGGTCTGTCCAAGTCGGCCTCGCGCAGCGCCAGCCATACGGCGATGATCGAGGTGAAGGGCATGATCGCGGACAACGAGCCCGCCAGTGCCGACAACGTCGTGGGTGCGCTGCGATCGGCGTTCGAGGATGCCGGTACCAAGGGTATCGTCCTGCGGATCAACAGCCCGGGCGGCAGTCCGGTGCAGTCGGGTTATATCTACGATGAAATCAAGCGCCTGCGCGGCGAGCATCCGGATATCAAGGTTTACGCGGTCATCAGTGACCTGGGGGCTTCCGGTGCTTATTACATCGCCAGTGCCGCGGATCAGATCTACGCGGACAAGGCCAGCCTGGTCGGCTCCATCGGCGTGACGGCGGCAACGTTCGGCTTCGTCGGCACCATGGAAAAACTGGGCGTGGATCGCCGCGTCTATACCTCGGGCGAGCACAAGGCTTTCCTCGATCCCTTCCAGCCGCCGAAGGCGGATGAGACTGCCTTCTGGCAGCAGGTGCTGGACACCACCCACAAGCAGTTCATCGACAGCGTGAAGAAGGGGCGTGGCGACCGCCTGAAGGACAAGGACCACCCGGAACTGTTCTCCGGCCTGATCTGGTCTGGCGAGCAGGCGCTGCAACTGGGGCTGATCGATGGCCTGGGTAGCACCAGCTACGTGGCGCGGGAGATCATCAAGGAGAAGGAAATCGTGGACTACACCGTCCAGGAGACGGCCTTCGACCGCTTCACCAAGAAGCTGGGCGCCAGTGTCGCCGAGCGCCTGGCGCTGTGGATGGGGTTCCAGGGCCCGGCTCTGCGCTGA
- a CDS encoding HAD-IIIA family hydrolase yields the protein MRDYSLLIFDWDGTLVDSIGRIVEAMRVAAVGSGLPERSEAAIKGIIGLGLPEAIQTLYPEVEDGEPLERFRRDYGDHYLSLEVQPSPLFPGVAEAMAEFRGAGYQLAVATGKNRRGLDRVLAGQGWTDFFDITRAADESASKPDPRMLHEILEHCRVDARDALMVGDSPFDLEMARRAGMDSVAVGYGAQSLEILREYAPTLEVNHFNELRAWLAGRSVKPVLEVGN from the coding sequence ATGCGTGACTATTCCCTGCTGATCTTCGATTGGGATGGCACGTTGGTGGATTCCATCGGTCGTATCGTCGAGGCGATGCGCGTCGCTGCCGTCGGTTCCGGTCTGCCAGAGCGTAGCGAAGCAGCGATCAAGGGCATCATCGGCCTGGGGCTGCCGGAGGCGATCCAGACGCTGTACCCGGAAGTGGAAGACGGCGAGCCGCTGGAGCGTTTTCGGCGGGATTATGGCGATCACTACCTGAGCCTGGAGGTGCAGCCTTCCCCGCTGTTCCCGGGAGTGGCTGAGGCAATGGCCGAGTTTCGGGGGGCGGGCTACCAATTGGCCGTGGCCACCGGCAAGAACCGTCGTGGGCTGGATCGCGTACTGGCGGGGCAGGGTTGGACCGACTTCTTCGACATCACCCGCGCCGCCGATGAATCGGCGAGCAAGCCCGATCCGCGCATGCTGCATGAGATTCTCGAGCATTGCCGGGTCGATGCGCGCGATGCGCTGATGGTGGGCGATTCGCCGTTCGATCTGGAGATGGCGCGCCGCGCCGGCATGGATTCGGTGGCGGTGGGCTATGGTGCGCAGTCGCTGGAGATTCTGCGGGAGTATGCTCCAACGCTGGAAGTGAACCATTTCAATGAATTGCGCGCCTGGTTGGCCGGGCGTTCGGTTAAACCAGTGCTCGAGGTAGGCAACTGA
- the rluC gene encoding 23S rRNA pseudouridine(955/2504/2580) synthase RluC, with product MTNPAPPTSGVQLLEVAPEYAGQRIDNFLRTQLKGVPKTLIYRILRKGEVRVNKGRIKPEYKLQAGDVVRVPPLRLAERDEPVPLAQGLLERLEAAIVFEDKALIVVNKPTGIAVHGGSGLNYGVIEAFRQLRPECKDLELVHRLDRDTSGLLMIAKKRSMLRHLHDALRGERIVDKRYHALVRGNWPAAKKQIAVPLLKNNLRSGERVVEVNPEGKEALTEFKVLRRFGDFATLVEARPITGRTHQIRVHAKHAGHSIAGDPKYGDEDFSREIRELGGKRLFLHSAYLRVPLPDGAVLELEAPVDEVWQRTVERLDA from the coding sequence ATGACTAATCCCGCCCCTCCGACTTCCGGCGTCCAGCTGCTTGAAGTCGCGCCGGAGTATGCCGGCCAACGAATCGACAATTTCCTCCGCACCCAGCTCAAGGGCGTGCCCAAGACCCTGATCTACCGCATCCTTCGCAAGGGTGAGGTGCGGGTCAACAAGGGGCGCATCAAGCCCGAGTACAAGCTGCAGGCGGGCGACGTGGTGCGCGTGCCGCCGCTGCGCCTGGCCGAGCGCGACGAGCCGGTGCCGCTGGCCCAGGGTCTTTTGGAGCGCCTGGAAGCCGCCATCGTCTTCGAAGACAAGGCGCTGATCGTGGTGAACAAGCCCACGGGCATCGCCGTGCATGGCGGCAGCGGCCTGAACTACGGCGTGATCGAGGCCTTCCGTCAGTTGCGTCCCGAGTGCAAGGACCTGGAGCTGGTGCATCGCCTGGATCGTGACACCTCCGGTCTGCTGATGATCGCCAAGAAGCGCAGCATGCTGCGCCACCTGCACGACGCCCTGCGGGGCGAGCGCATCGTGGACAAGCGCTACCATGCGCTGGTGCGCGGCAACTGGCCGGCCGCCAAGAAGCAGATCGCCGTGCCGCTGCTGAAGAACAACCTTCGCTCCGGCGAGCGCGTGGTGGAAGTGAACCCCGAGGGCAAGGAGGCGCTGACCGAGTTCAAGGTACTGCGCCGCTTCGGTGACTTCGCCACCCTGGTGGAGGCGCGCCCGATCACTGGTCGCACCCACCAGATCCGCGTGCACGCCAAGCACGCCGGCCACTCCATCGCTGGCGATCCCAAGTACGGCGACGAAGACTTCTCCCGCGAAATCCGCGAACTGGGCGGCAAGCGGCTGTTCCTGCACTCGGCCTACCTGCGGGTGCCGCTGCCCGACGGCGCGGTGCTGGAGCTGGAGGCGCCGGTGGACGAGGTCTGGCAGCGCACCGTGGAGCGTCTGGATGCGTGA